DNA from Quercus lobata isolate SW786 chromosome 1, ValleyOak3.0 Primary Assembly, whole genome shotgun sequence:
taaaatcttatcgCCTCCCCACTCTCCCTCTCAACTACGCCATATGTAggtctctctccctctcacatgGTTCAACCCTTGGATAATTGGTGAGATGCACATGAATTCTATTTGTGTTTTAACGGGAGGTTAACAGAAGTGTTAATTTGGCAAGTGTGTAAAGTTTATGAAGTTAGCCAAAATAAAAGTTCATGGGCTGTATGGGCATGAACTAGATtcatcacacacacactagaTTCATCACATATGCTTTACGCGTACAAtaatgctcttttttatttatttgttcttttgGTTTAGTGTTGTAATGTTTataagtgatatataaataacagcgtttttttaagaaaaatgtaagataacatgaaataatgtttaaaaatgaaataaagataGTGTCCTAAATTTTAGGCTGAATggagaagataaaagaaaaaacctaaaacttaagaacaataaattattcttttaacccgtttgtgttttttaatttaagattatttaaataaaagataggaCTATTTCaaagagtttaagaatttgtaaGGGTATTTTAGAACGCAAAATGTTGAAAACCAATCAGGGAATCCtgttattaatagtatagatatatattCTTGGAATCACTTCTCAACCATTGTGGTTTCTTGTTGATAAATGAATGCATATCGCCaaactttattttcatattagtttgggatacatatataaaataacagAGAGTATTgccaattttaaattttgcacTAACAGtgctcattaaaaaaaaaaaaaaaaaaccttaattttgaGCTTTAACAGGATTTGATTAAACATTGACGTTTGGAAGATagttgtactttttttttcctcttacaTTGATATCTATAATTTCTTAAACATTGTAAATATATTTGTCTAATTACACTTCTACAACTCATGACAAAGGATAACCacttttggaataaaaaatatgtcAAGGCACTAGGTTTAGTTTGAAATTagttttcataaaataaataaataaaaacttcttaGATTAACCGTGACTAACAATAATAGTATTGATGAACCCAATGTAGCATAAgataatttcttacaaaatttttcgaAATGCACCACACATTGCTAAGGATATCAATTAGTACATGTTAAAAGAAATTGTTTGGTACATCCACATAAAACTAtcaacaattttcttataagaGACAGCGATAAATGGGTTAAGAAATTAGAATTTACTATTTGGCATCAGTTTCAACTTTTAGCTTATagcttttattttctatgtacAACTTTTAAAAACCTCACTTTTCCCACTTTTTTGAAGGTACAAGTATACTTCAACacattttcagtaaaaagttttcaacaaaaagctaaataagttgtttctaAATAGACACTTAGTCCAAATAAAAGCATTATTAAGAGACCATTTCACTCTTATTTCATGCTAGTTTTATGCCTAATGCTCACTTACGCAATCCTCTAAATGCCTATCAACttggatttatttttgttaattttaatgaatctaacaaactttttttgacataaacataaacataaaaatatatatattttaaacaaatgaaagaaattaaataattctaCACATTAGTTCCTATGATAGGCATGAAACGAATGATAATCTAAAGTCAATTCTAAAAATATCTCAATCAATGGTAATCTAAAGTCAATTCAGAAGTTTTTCTACGTATGATGCATTTGATAACTATTTTTGACCTCGATGTGGGGATGGCAAAACCTTTTCGCCCAACTTAACTTGTCCTAACCCATTCTGCCCCCATGAATTTTTCCCACTATATAAATGATGGGACAGAGATGGGTTTTGCTCACCCTACTTCATAAGTGCACTGAAAAATTCTTCTAtgaaaatatattgttatttgtGTTGCATTAATCAATGCAATCGTGTATGTGAATATCAAGATATATCAAATaccatatcatttaaaattctaaatgtcattcaaaaaataaaatttaaccaTAAAATGTACTCTTTTAATTTAAAGCGAAATAGAGAGTATCATTCCATTTTTGGTAAGTTTCATAACATCCATTTCATTAGTATGTCAATCTGTATTAAGGTACCACCGCGCACTCTTGGCGTAATGGTCACTATATAAATACTAAGTTCATGTGGGGTTGGGGGCAaaggccggggttcaagtctccagaagggaaattcacacacatatacacttagattaggttaaaatagaatttttatctagtataataaaaataaaaaaaaataaaaaattgtattgagGAAAATTATTGGATACACCAAATTCTGAAGTACAACGATGTGATCCTCTCTCTTTTCACATGAATGATAGATCttaccaaaaatttatttagtgAGACCTACTATCATATTAGATGAAGTACCACATCATTGTACTATTGGGAGTACTAAATATTTGCTCATGTTAGCTGGGTTTAAAGCATCAAGTTTTAAGTCACTAATTAGTAATATCTCCAAGCTCTACTCTAATTGTCTTGAGGACTAAAAGATATTTATTGCAATTTCCAAATTTGTCTAACCACCAAGCAACAGAAATGCACGCACTAGCTTAAATGAACTACTATAGCTTAGTTCAACAAAAGTATTACCAACTACCAAGTACCAACATAAATAAATGCCAAAACCCATTTTTAGGAGAAATTACAATTGAATTTTCtagatttcaataattatgTAGACTCCTTGAAATACAATTGATaagaaataacttttttttattgattgggACTCGGGAGAATCATGTGAATATCCTCGTCATACAAAAAATTACAGggaaacaaagagaaaagaaaaaacaaatgaaatgaaataaaacaGAGACAGTTACTTAACACAATTTAAGACAAAACAAACCAAGGCATAAAATCAATATTAGAACTTATATAGACTTTGCATTACGACTAATTTGTGTTAATGGCTCGGCATGATTTCCTTATTTCCCCTTGTGTGCCAGTAAGGACTTCAACTGCTCCCAACTTAACCATGGCCTGACCAAATTTAGATCGAAAATCGGAAAATAAAGCTATCCCTTGAACCGTGCTCCTAGTTAGTGGGTCCAAAGCTAGCTCTTGATCAATTTGGAGAATCCCATTACGCATTAAGATTTGCCAGTAGTATGACTTGGAGATGAACGAACTTTGAGAACTCTGGTCAAGATTAACGGTGTTGCTGCCTGTTGAGTTTTGGGGACAGATAGGTCTTAGCTGACTGGCTAACCATGGATTCATGGTAGGGTCAGGTTTCCCAGTGTTTTGGAAATTGTAAAGGCGATCTTGGAAGAGGGAACAATGTGCAACTCCAACGGTGTGACCACCTATACATCATGAAACATGgcatatatattaacaaaaagcTTAAGTGGTTTTACAATGCataaataagaatatatatatataataagataaGTAGTAGTAAGATATATATTGTTTAGTACCAAGAAGATAAACCATGTCTGTAGCACTAAGTCCTTTTCTAGCGAATGCAGCAATGGAGTCATTCACTGATATCCTAGGACTTGGAAGATCAACGTTTTGGGCAAGGGATACCGAGCCATCTCTTCTCCCCGTTTGTACATCGTATCGGCATCCTTCGTTAATCTGCATCATCGAATATTATCAtactctatttatttatttattatgttatccATCTAATTACCACATGTTATTGTCAACACAGTTGCATATCATCACCAGGAACCATTTGATCTACTGACTACGTACAGGCCATTGTATATTGAAATTTATGCTTGGCATTTAAGTTCATACTATGATAATGGAGCTAGCTGACAATGATAAAATTATGTTCCAATTAAGTCAATATATTGAAGAGAGTATATCTATTCATTACCAAAGCAAAAACGTCCCTGGTAGCCATAGAAATAATATCAGCGCAAGAGACAACTCCTGGGCAGACGGCCTCCACGGCATCCTTTGCTGCGTCGATAACTTCAAAGCCCCTCACACTTAGATTTGGAGGTGCAGTTTTCTCGGTGTTATTCCCATCCAGTAGAATCGATGCATCACATCCCTTTTCATGTTAAATATAGCGTTAGCCCATGTTgtgcaaacaaaacaaaaaaacaaaaacaaatacccATAAAAGctaataataattgtaaataaaaaaaaatttgcaatgggagaattattaatttatataaaatttacattgtaaactaaataaatatatacaatatacATTTGCATGAAAGTGTACAATGTTATACACATTTGcataaactaataattttcctcTGCAATATTATTATGAAGAGCgccacaataacaaaaattctggcaacattttattttgggtttgtggtATTTCCTAACATCTAGAATGCATTAGGGAGCATGAACTTCTATATGACACTACATAGAATGTGAagccatttaaaattttaagtgagaTCACACTTTTTacatcttttaaaaaaacattatgtaCATATCAATCCTAATCGCACAAAAAGAGAGGTAGAATGCCACTAAGCCACATAGCTATaactgaaaataatatatttaattggtATATATGTTAAACAAAATGGAGTACATGCATGTTAACCATTTTGTGGTACCTAgatataaaaagtaaagaaattaaaagagcTCACTTTAACAAAGCAATCGTGGAATTGCATGCGAATGAGAGCTGGCGCAATAGTCGGGTCCTCATTGAATTTTGCCGCGACAACTTGGGTTACAATTGCCTCAACATCTACCAAACATTTTTCCCTGTAAAATCCTACCTGAAGTTGACCATAACAATGGCCTGTGAAGCTCATCAAGATGAACCCAAGGCATAGTGCAACAGCAGATGTGCTAGATATTTTCATGATCTTCACTCACTTTGAAGAAGAACTACAAAAATACACATGAAATAAGGGACatctttctttcctatttgtaGGGAAGAAGATATAGACTATGGAGTCCTAGCCtactacaaaaacttgatgGTTTGCACGACTTGCATTTAGGTggggtttcttttttcaatcACAAGGTGTTCTAGATTGTGACAAAACATGTACATATAAGGAAATATTCAATTATTGGGtgatatattgtaaaatatgtAAGAGGTGCCGACTTGGTTAATATTTCTATATTGGAATGagaatcaataaaatcaaagaaaatcatGGATGAGTTTAGAGTTCAGATCATCTGACTCcttaataattttagttttaattggCCGCGTTTTCAACAGGCagcaataattaattattagatCATGAACTCAATGCAAATTAAGTCCCAAGCTGCAAAATCTGATCAACCACAACCAGTAACAAACAATTTCACCTAACATCAACTATGCTAAAAGAAAATTCCGTGACTTAGCAAATCTTCTATTCAACGTGAAGAATCCATATACATTCCCAAATGAAGCAACCTATCTCTGATATCAACAATTAATACTTATTTATGTACAGCATTTTCATATTATGcaatcttctttttatttcaatcCAAAGATGATATGAATGTGCAGGCCAAGCCAGTTTAACAGAACTAACTATTTTTCATACAACTTGTGCAGAATTGAATTCCACTGCCTTGAACTTTTTAGTGTTTCACTtagaaatttaattagaaaCCGTATCTTCTACTCTTTTCAATGCTATTCTTTTAGTGTATGTGTATCGAGGTTGATGCTTTTGCCCcatttgatgatttctcaaTGCAGTTTCATGGGAAAATGACTTAGTTGGAGTTGGAGCTATtaattgttagaattatgttattaaataattaaatttatcattttctaataacttaagtatttttaaagaatatgtaatttaacATAGTATCAAATGTCTTCACCACACTACTTCACATTTAAAACGTATTGAGTCTTACCTATgtaaagaaaattgttaaaattatgtagttaaataattaaatttatcatcGCCTAAAATCCAAATAGCTCAAACTTTTAAAAGAATAAGGTAATATTTAACATCAATATAGATTTCAGTTATCAAAAAGTGAGTCTTttgaaaacaaatgaaaaaagaagcTTAGCGAATAGTACCAAATTACTAATAGGTCAATtcagaagaaagaaaagaatgataGGATATATAATAGAGAAGTTTACAACTTTCCTTGgccaatatttttatttttcttt
Protein-coding regions in this window:
- the LOC115995132 gene encoding peroxidase 60; protein product: MKISSTSAVALCLGFILMSFTGHCYGQLQVGFYREKCLVDVEAIVTQVVAAKFNEDPTIAPALIRMQFHDCFVKGCDASILLDGNNTEKTAPPNLSVRGFEVIDAAKDAVEAVCPGVVSCADIISMATRDVFALINEGCRYDVQTGRRDGSVSLAQNVDLPSPRISVNDSIAAFARKGLSATDMVYLLGGHTVGVAHCSLFQDRLYNFQNTGKPDPTMNPWLASQLRPICPQNSTGSNTVNLDQSSQSSFISKSYYWQILMRNGILQIDQELALDPLTRSTVQGIALFSDFRSKFGQAMVKLGAVEVLTGTQGEIRKSCRAINTN